From Pseudomonas vanderleydeniana, the proteins below share one genomic window:
- the betC gene encoding choline-sulfatase: protein MKRKNILFIMADQMAAPLLPLYGPSPIKLPNLSRLAAQGVVFDAAYCNSPLCAPSRFTLVSGQLPSRIGAYDNAADFPADVPTYAHYLRRLGYRTALSGKMHFCGPDQLHGYEERLTSDIYPADYGWAVNWDEPDVRPSWYHNMSSVLQAGPCVRTNQLDFDEEVVFKAQQYLFDHVREDGDRPFCLTVSMTHPHDPYTIPKAFWDLYRDEDIPLPHTPAQDSLDPHSQRLLKVYDLWDKPLPVDKIRDARRAYFGACSYIDSNVGKLLQTLEDVGLADDTIIVFSGDHGDMLGERGLWYKMHWFEMSARVPLLISAPGQFAANRVGAAVSTADLLPTLVELAGGSVQADLPLDGRSLLPHLTGEGGHDEVFGEYMAEGTVSPLMMIRRGAYKFVYSEDDPCLLYDIHNDPREEEELSQSPLHQTLFNDFLAEARAKWNIPAIHQQVLASQRRRRFVADALTLGKLKSWDHQPMVDASQQYMRNHIDLDDLERKARYPQPCQNQ from the coding sequence ATGAAGCGCAAGAACATTCTCTTCATCATGGCCGACCAGATGGCCGCCCCGCTGTTGCCACTCTACGGCCCGTCGCCGATCAAGCTGCCGAACCTGAGCCGGCTGGCGGCCCAGGGCGTGGTCTTCGACGCCGCCTACTGCAACAGCCCGCTGTGTGCACCCTCGCGCTTCACCCTGGTCAGCGGCCAGTTGCCGAGCAGGATCGGCGCCTACGACAACGCCGCCGATTTCCCCGCCGACGTCCCGACCTATGCCCACTACCTGCGCCGCCTGGGTTATCGCACCGCGCTGTCGGGCAAGATGCACTTCTGCGGCCCCGACCAGCTCCACGGCTACGAGGAACGCCTGACCAGCGATATCTACCCGGCCGACTACGGCTGGGCGGTGAACTGGGACGAGCCGGACGTACGCCCCAGCTGGTACCACAACATGTCCTCGGTGCTGCAGGCCGGGCCCTGCGTGCGCACCAACCAGCTGGATTTCGATGAAGAGGTGGTGTTCAAGGCCCAGCAATACCTGTTCGACCACGTGCGCGAAGACGGTGACCGGCCGTTCTGCCTGACCGTGTCGATGACCCACCCGCATGACCCGTACACCATCCCCAAGGCGTTCTGGGACCTGTACCGCGACGAGGACATCCCGCTGCCGCACACGCCGGCCCAGGACAGCCTCGACCCGCACTCGCAACGCCTGCTCAAGGTCTACGACCTGTGGGACAAGCCACTGCCTGTGGATAAGATCCGCGACGCCCGCCGTGCCTATTTCGGTGCCTGCAGCTACATCGACAGCAACGTCGGCAAGCTGCTGCAGACGCTGGAAGACGTGGGCCTGGCCGACGACACCATCATCGTGTTCTCCGGCGACCACGGCGACATGCTCGGCGAGCGCGGGCTCTGGTACAAGATGCACTGGTTCGAGATGTCCGCCCGGGTACCGCTGCTGATCAGCGCACCGGGGCAGTTCGCCGCCAACCGGGTTGGCGCCGCGGTATCCACCGCCGACCTGCTGCCGACCCTGGTGGAACTGGCCGGCGGCAGCGTGCAGGCCGACCTGCCGCTCGACGGTCGCTCGCTGCTGCCGCACCTGACGGGCGAGGGCGGGCACGACGAGGTGTTCGGCGAATACATGGCCGAAGGCACCGTCAGTCCGTTGATGATGATCCGCCGCGGCGCCTACAAGTTCGTCTACAGCGAAGACGATCCGTGCCTGCTCTACGATATCCACAACGATCCACGCGAAGAGGAAGAACTCAGCCAGTCACCGCTCCACCAGACGCTGTTCAACGACTTCCTGGCCGAAGCCCGGGCGAAATGGAATATCCCGGCGATCCACCAACAGGTGCTCGCCAGCCAGCGACGCCGGCGCTTCGTCGCCGACGCCCTGACCCTCGGAAAGCTGAAGAGCTGGGACCACCAGCCGATGGTAGACGCCAGTCAGCAATACATGCGCAACCACATCGACCTCGACGATCTGGAGCGCAAGGCTCGTTATCCACAACCCTGCCAAAATCAATAA
- the trpA gene encoding tryptophan synthase subunit alpha, translating into MSRLQARFAELKQQNRAALVTFVTAGDPGYDTSLAILKGLPKAGADVIELGMPFTDPMADGPAIQLANIRALAAKQNLAKTLQMVREFRAENNDTPLVLMGYFNPIHYYGVARFIEEAKAAGVDGLIVVDLPPEHNGELCDPAQAAGLDFIRLTTPTTDDGRLPTVLNGSSGFVYYVSVAGVTGAGSATLEHVEEAVTRLRRHTDLPISIGFGIRTPEQAAAIARLADGVVVGSALIDQIAKAETGEQAVDGVLSLCAALAEGVRSARH; encoded by the coding sequence ATGAGCCGCCTGCAAGCCCGCTTTGCCGAGCTGAAACAACAGAACCGCGCCGCCCTGGTGACCTTCGTCACCGCCGGCGACCCGGGCTACGACACCTCCCTGGCGATCCTCAAGGGGCTGCCCAAGGCCGGTGCCGACGTGATCGAGCTGGGCATGCCCTTCACCGATCCAATGGCTGACGGCCCGGCGATCCAGCTGGCGAACATCCGCGCCCTGGCCGCCAAACAGAACCTGGCGAAAACCCTGCAGATGGTTCGCGAGTTCCGTGCCGAGAACAACGATACCCCGCTGGTGCTGATGGGTTACTTCAACCCGATCCACTACTACGGCGTGGCACGCTTCATCGAAGAGGCCAAGGCCGCCGGTGTCGATGGCCTGATCGTGGTCGACCTGCCGCCGGAACATAACGGCGAACTGTGCGACCCGGCCCAGGCCGCCGGCCTGGACTTCATCCGCCTGACCACCCCGACCACCGACGACGGCCGCCTGCCGACCGTCCTGAACGGCAGTTCGGGCTTCGTCTACTACGTCTCGGTCGCGGGCGTGACCGGTGCCGGTTCGGCCACCCTGGAACACGTCGAGGAGGCGGTCACCCGCCTGCGTCGCCACACCGACCTGCCGATCAGCATCGGCTTCGGCATCCGTACACCGGAACAGGCTGCGGCCATCGCCCGCCTGGCGGACGGCGTGGTGGTCGGCTCGGCGCTGATCGACCAGATTGCCAAGGCCGAGACCGGCGAACAGGCCGTCGACGGCGTGCTGAGCCTGTGCGCGGCACTGGCGGAAGGCGTGCGCAGCGCGCGCCACTGA
- a CDS encoding anti-virulence regulator CigR family protein: MKMSKRLVAGLGVLMLGASSLLQAAPQYDGRGPDHDRGGYDHPDPGRGPDRGPDRGPGEPNWRRPPQDFGPVRQIIHDHREHFTRGAPPPPGIHIVRGQPLPHGYYGERLDPRAVARLPAYHGYEWRRVGGDVALIAIGTGIVYEVLNNVLY; encoded by the coding sequence ATGAAAATGTCCAAACGCCTGGTCGCCGGCCTTGGTGTGTTGATGCTGGGTGCCAGTTCGCTGTTGCAGGCGGCGCCACAATACGATGGCCGTGGTCCGGACCACGACCGCGGTGGCTACGATCACCCGGATCCGGGAAGAGGGCCGGACAGGGGGCCCGACCGTGGCCCGGGCGAGCCCAACTGGCGGCGTCCACCGCAGGACTTCGGGCCGGTGCGGCAGATCATCCATGACCACCGTGAACACTTCACCCGGGGTGCACCGCCACCGCCCGGTATCCATATCGTGCGCGGCCAGCCGCTGCCCCACGGCTATTACGGTGAGCGCCTGGACCCACGTGCCGTGGCGCGCCTGCCGGCCTACCACGGCTATGAATGGCGCCGGGTCGGTGGCGATGTGGCGCTGATCGCGATCGGCACCGGGATCGTCTATGAAGTGCTGAACAACGTGTTGTACTGA
- a CDS encoding choline sulfate utilization transcriptional regulator: MFDALGDLSLDLLRVFEAAARHRSFTAAAVELGTTQPAISQQIKRLEEQLATRLFDRIYRGIELTEAGSLLFEQVQAGLESIDSGLSAVTAHSRHEVLQVATDFAFAAYWLMPRLHRFHAANPLVDVSLVTSERSHNMLRTDIDVAVLFGQGRFKQGESHWLFSEEVFPVCSPQLLHGRQRPLATEALLEFPLLHLKGESSSHWFDWSGVFRELGLTSAPAPGQLRFDNYTLLIQAAIGGQGVAIGWRHLVDNLLEQGLLCRPINQTVLSTFGYYVVLPPRKRRGSLIQRFFDWLMAEQANSAQSLVGLGLPSIAV; this comes from the coding sequence ATGTTTGATGCGCTGGGTGACCTGTCCCTCGACCTGCTGCGGGTGTTCGAAGCGGCGGCCCGTCATCGCAGCTTCACCGCCGCGGCGGTGGAGTTGGGTACCACCCAGCCGGCGATCAGCCAGCAGATCAAGCGCCTGGAGGAGCAGCTGGCGACGCGGCTGTTCGACCGCATCTACCGCGGCATCGAGCTGACCGAGGCCGGGTCGCTGCTGTTCGAGCAGGTCCAGGCCGGGCTCGAGAGTATCGACAGCGGTTTGAGCGCGGTGACCGCCCACAGCCGGCATGAGGTGCTGCAGGTCGCTACCGACTTCGCCTTTGCCGCCTACTGGCTGATGCCGCGCCTGCACCGCTTCCACGCGGCCAATCCGCTGGTCGACGTCAGCCTGGTCACCAGTGAACGCAGCCACAACATGCTGCGTACCGATATCGACGTGGCCGTGCTGTTCGGTCAGGGCCGCTTCAAGCAGGGCGAAAGCCACTGGCTGTTCAGCGAGGAAGTGTTCCCGGTGTGCAGCCCGCAATTGCTCCACGGCCGCCAACGGCCGCTGGCGACCGAAGCCTTGCTGGAGTTTCCGCTGCTGCACCTCAAGGGTGAGAGCAGCAGCCACTGGTTCGACTGGAGCGGGGTATTTCGCGAGCTGGGCCTGACCAGCGCACCGGCACCGGGACAATTGCGCTTCGACAACTACACCCTGCTGATCCAGGCGGCGATCGGCGGCCAGGGCGTGGCCATCGGTTGGCGCCACCTTGTGGATAACCTGCTGGAGCAGGGCCTGTTGTGCCGGCCGATCAACCAGACGGTGCTGTCGACCTTCGGCTACTACGTCGTGCTGCCGCCGCGCAAACGGCGCGGATCATTGATCCAGCGTTTCTTCGACTGGTTGATGGCCGAGCAGGCCAACAGTGCGCAATCACTGGTTGGGCTGGGCTTGCCGTCGATTGCGGTGTAG
- a CDS encoding DUF1161 domain-containing protein, which produces MKRIALGIFCCVLAAQALAAPKDCQELKSEIEVKIQANAVPSYTLEIVSREEAEKHDVAMVVGTCENGTKAIIYQKNDA; this is translated from the coding sequence ATGAAACGTATTGCCCTGGGTATTTTCTGTTGCGTACTGGCGGCGCAGGCACTGGCGGCCCCGAAGGACTGCCAGGAGTTGAAGAGTGAGATCGAGGTGAAGATCCAGGCCAACGCCGTGCCCTCCTACACCCTGGAAATCGTCTCCCGGGAGGAGGCTGAGAAGCATGATGTCGCCATGGTGGTTGGCACTTGCGAGAACGGCACCAAGGCGATCATCTACCAGAAGAACGACGCCTGA
- a CDS encoding DUF883 family protein: MASSSLRKAALQSMEAEIESLLKSLESLKDDASDESRKTLKALRSNAESALRHSRHLLSDAYEEVKVKTRETGIATRDYAQEHPWTTAGVAVGALGLLAAYLLCKRGD, from the coding sequence ATGGCCAGTTCATCGTTGCGTAAAGCTGCACTGCAAAGCATGGAAGCGGAGATCGAGAGCCTGCTCAAGTCCCTGGAAAGCCTGAAGGACGACGCTTCGGACGAGTCGCGCAAGACCCTCAAGGCGCTCAGGAGCAACGCCGAGAGCGCCCTGCGGCACTCGCGCCATCTGCTCAGCGACGCCTACGAGGAGGTCAAGGTCAAGACCCGCGAGACCGGGATCGCCACCCGCGACTACGCCCAGGAACATCCCTGGACCACGGCCGGCGTGGCCGTCGGTGCCCTGGGGCTGCTGGCGGCCTACCTGCTGTGCAAGCGCGGGGATTGA
- a CDS encoding dodecin — protein sequence MSDHHTYKKIELVGSSPNSIEEAINNALAEAGKSLKHLEWFEVVDTRGHIRDNKAAHFQVTLKVGFKIANS from the coding sequence ATGAGTGACCATCACACCTACAAGAAGATCGAACTGGTCGGTTCCTCGCCCAACAGCATCGAGGAAGCGATCAACAACGCCCTGGCCGAGGCCGGCAAGAGCCTCAAGCACCTGGAGTGGTTCGAGGTCGTGGACACCCGCGGCCACATCCGTGACAACAAGGCGGCGCACTTCCAGGTGACGCTCAAGGTCGGGTTCAAGATCGCCAACAGTTGA
- the trpB gene encoding tryptophan synthase subunit beta: MTQSTLRSGPDANGLFGAFGGRYVAETLMPLILDLNREYEAAKADPAFIEELAYFQRDYVGRPSPLYFAERLTEHCGGAKIYLKREELNHTGAHKINNCIGQILLARRMGKKRIIAETGAGMHGVATATVAARFGLQCVIYMGTTDIERQQANVFRMKLLGAEVIPVVAGTGTLKDAMNEALRDWVTNVDSTFYLIGTVAGPHPYPAMVRDFQAVIGKETREQLQAKEGRLPDSLVACIGGGSNAMGLFHPFLDDTSVEIIGVEAAGHGIETGKHAASLNGGVPGVLHGNRTFLLQDDDGQIIDAHSISAGLDYPGIGPEHAWLHDIGRVQYTSITDDEALAAFHQCCRLEGIIPALESSHALAEVFKRAPNLPKDHLMVVNLSGRGDKDMQTVMHHMQQSQQEKH; the protein is encoded by the coding sequence ATGACCCAGTCCACCCTGCGCAGCGGCCCCGATGCCAATGGCCTGTTCGGCGCATTCGGCGGCCGCTATGTGGCTGAAACCCTGATGCCACTGATCCTCGACCTGAACCGCGAGTACGAGGCCGCCAAGGCCGACCCGGCGTTCATCGAGGAACTGGCCTACTTCCAGCGCGACTACGTCGGCCGTCCGAGCCCGCTGTACTTCGCCGAACGCCTGACCGAACACTGCGGCGGCGCGAAGATCTACCTCAAGCGCGAAGAGCTGAACCACACCGGCGCGCACAAGATCAACAACTGCATCGGCCAGATCCTGCTGGCGCGACGCATGGGCAAGAAACGCATCATCGCCGAGACCGGCGCCGGCATGCACGGCGTGGCCACCGCCACCGTGGCCGCGCGTTTCGGCCTGCAGTGCGTGATCTACATGGGCACCACCGACATCGAGCGCCAGCAGGCCAACGTGTTCCGCATGAAACTGCTGGGCGCCGAGGTGATCCCGGTGGTCGCCGGCACCGGCACCCTGAAGGACGCGATGAACGAAGCGCTGCGTGACTGGGTGACCAACGTCGACAGCACCTTCTACCTGATCGGCACCGTCGCCGGCCCACACCCGTACCCGGCCATGGTTCGCGACTTCCAGGCGGTGATCGGCAAGGAGACCCGCGAGCAGCTGCAAGCGAAGGAAGGGCGCCTGCCCGACAGCCTGGTGGCCTGCATCGGCGGCGGCTCCAACGCCATGGGCCTGTTCCACCCGTTCCTCGATGACACCAGCGTCGAAATCATCGGTGTCGAAGCGGCCGGCCACGGCATCGAAACCGGCAAGCACGCCGCCAGCCTGAACGGCGGCGTACCGGGCGTACTGCACGGCAACCGGACTTTCCTGCTGCAGGACGACGACGGCCAGATCATCGACGCCCACTCGATCTCCGCCGGCCTGGACTACCCCGGCATCGGCCCGGAACACGCCTGGTTGCACGACATCGGCCGCGTCCAGTACACCTCGATCACCGATGACGAAGCGCTGGCCGCGTTCCACCAGTGCTGCCGCCTCGAAGGCATCATCCCGGCGCTGGAAAGCTCCCACGCCCTGGCCGAAGTCTTCAAGCGCGCGCCGAACCTGCCCAAGGATCACCTGATGGTGGTCAACCTGTCCGGTCGCGGTGACAAGGACATGCAAACCGTCATGCACCACATGCAACAGTCCCAGCAGGAGAAACACTGA
- a CDS encoding OsmC family protein: MSIKKKASAHWEGDLKTGIGSISTETGVLREAPYGFKARFEGGRGTNPEELIGAAHAGCFSMAFSMILGEAGLKADSIDTNAEVTLDQVDGGFAITAVHLILKAKIPGASQQQFDELSRKAKEGCPVSKVLNAKISLDATLLG; this comes from the coding sequence ATGAGTATCAAGAAGAAAGCATCGGCTCACTGGGAAGGCGACCTGAAAACCGGCATCGGCTCCATCTCCACCGAAACCGGCGTGCTGCGCGAGGCACCCTACGGCTTCAAGGCGCGTTTCGAGGGTGGACGTGGCACCAACCCGGAAGAACTGATCGGCGCGGCCCATGCCGGCTGCTTTTCCATGGCCTTTTCGATGATCCTCGGCGAGGCCGGGCTCAAGGCCGACAGCATCGATACCAACGCCGAGGTGACGCTGGACCAGGTCGATGGCGGTTTCGCCATTACCGCGGTACACCTGATCCTCAAGGCGAAGATCCCCGGTGCCAGCCAGCAGCAGTTCGATGAACTGAGCCGGAAGGCCAAGGAAGGCTGCCCGGTGTCCAAGGTGCTGAACGCGAAGATCAGCCTGGACGCGACGCTGCTGGGCTGA
- a CDS encoding LLM class flavin-dependent oxidoreductase has protein sequence MKRLSDVKFSTLDLVPVRQDGGPAQSLRNSLDLARHVEKCGFTRFWVAEHHNMDGIASSATSVLLAYLAGGTSSIRVGSGGVMLPNHAPLVIAEQFGTLESLYPGRIDLGLGRAPGSDQMTAHALRRERSGSSDDFPEDVAELMKYLGPRTPDQRVIAVPGTGTQVPVWLLGSSLFSAQLAGERGLPYAFASHFAPRYMHEAIRVYRNHFKPSDVLDKPYVMLGVPLVAADTDEQADYLATSVYQRILALMRGQSLVQRPPVQSMDGLWLPHEKEAVSSFLGLAMVGSPQKIRARLEVLVEQTQADELIFTCDLYEHADRLHSYELLSRVMKGEA, from the coding sequence ATGAAGCGCTTGTCCGACGTCAAGTTTTCCACCCTCGACCTGGTGCCCGTGCGCCAGGACGGCGGCCCCGCACAGTCGCTGCGCAACTCGCTGGACCTGGCCCGGCACGTGGAGAAATGCGGCTTCACCCGCTTCTGGGTGGCCGAGCACCACAACATGGACGGTATCGCCAGTTCGGCCACCTCGGTGCTGTTGGCCTACCTCGCCGGCGGCACCTCGAGCATCCGCGTCGGCTCCGGCGGGGTGATGTTGCCCAACCACGCGCCGCTGGTGATCGCCGAACAGTTCGGCACCCTGGAGAGCCTCTATCCGGGCCGGATCGACCTCGGCCTGGGCCGCGCGCCCGGTTCCGACCAGATGACCGCCCACGCCCTGCGCCGCGAGCGTTCGGGCAGTTCCGACGACTTCCCGGAAGACGTCGCCGAGCTGATGAAGTACCTCGGCCCGCGCACCCCCGACCAGCGTGTGATCGCCGTGCCCGGTACCGGCACCCAGGTCCCGGTCTGGCTGCTCGGTTCGAGCCTGTTCAGTGCGCAACTGGCCGGCGAGCGCGGCCTGCCGTACGCCTTCGCCTCGCATTTCGCCCCGCGCTACATGCATGAGGCGATCCGCGTCTATCGCAACCACTTCAAGCCCTCGGACGTCCTCGACAAGCCCTACGTGATGCTCGGCGTACCGCTGGTGGCGGCCGACACCGACGAGCAGGCCGACTACCTGGCGACCTCGGTCTACCAGCGCATCCTCGCGCTGATGCGTGGCCAGAGCCTGGTGCAACGACCTCCGGTGCAGAGCATGGACGGCCTGTGGCTGCCCCATGAGAAAGAAGCCGTGTCCAGTTTCCTCGGCCTGGCGATGGTCGGCAGCCCACAGAAGATCCGTGCCCGCCTGGAAGTACTGGTCGAACAGACCCAGGCCGACGAGCTGATCTTCACCTGTGACCTGTACGAACACGCCGATCGGCTGCACTCCTACGAGCTGCTGTCGCGGGTGATGAAGGGCGAAGCCTGA
- a CDS encoding LysR family transcriptional regulator, producing MSRDLPPLNALRAFEATARLNSVSQAAEQLHVTHGAVSRQLKVLEEHLGLSLFVKDGRGLKLTDAGIRLRDASAEAFERLRTVCAELTRDSSDAPFVLGCSGSLLARWFIPRLGRLNADLPDLRLHLSAGEGDLDPRKPGLDALLLFAEPPWPADMQVHELACERIGPVMSPHFSRYEALRTAPARALVGEPLLHTTSRPQAWPSWAQGKGVDVADLKYGQGFEHLYYLLEAAVAGLGVAIAPQALVADDLRAGRLVAPWGFNETPGRLALWLPGRAVDGRALQLAQWLKAELDNGA from the coding sequence ATGAGCCGCGACCTGCCCCCGCTCAATGCCTTGCGCGCCTTCGAGGCCACCGCCCGCCTGAACAGCGTCAGCCAGGCTGCCGAACAGCTGCACGTGACCCATGGCGCGGTCAGCCGGCAGTTGAAGGTGCTTGAGGAGCATTTGGGGCTGAGCCTGTTCGTCAAGGATGGGCGTGGCCTGAAACTCACAGATGCCGGTATCCGTCTGCGCGATGCCAGCGCCGAGGCCTTCGAGCGGCTGCGCACGGTCTGTGCCGAGCTGACCCGCGATTCTAGCGATGCGCCGTTCGTCCTCGGTTGTTCCGGCAGCCTGCTGGCGCGCTGGTTCATCCCGCGGCTCGGGCGGCTGAACGCCGACCTGCCGGACCTGCGCCTGCACCTGTCGGCCGGTGAAGGTGACCTGGACCCGCGCAAGCCGGGTCTCGATGCCCTGCTGCTGTTCGCCGAGCCGCCATGGCCGGCGGACATGCAGGTGCACGAGCTGGCCTGCGAGCGGATCGGCCCGGTGATGAGCCCGCACTTTTCCCGTTATGAGGCGTTGCGCACGGCGCCGGCCCGCGCGCTGGTGGGCGAGCCGCTGCTGCATACCACTTCACGGCCGCAGGCGTGGCCGAGTTGGGCGCAAGGCAAGGGTGTCGACGTGGCCGACTTGAAGTATGGGCAGGGTTTCGAGCACCTGTACTACCTGCTGGAAGCGGCAGTGGCCGGGCTTGGCGTGGCGATCGCGCCACAGGCGCTGGTAGCGGACGACTTGCGCGCGGGTCGGCTGGTCGCACCGTGGGGTTTCAATGAAACCCCCGGGCGACTGGCCTTGTGGCTGCCGGGGCGCGCCGTGGACGGGCGCGCCCTGCAGCTGGCGCAGTGGCTCAAGGCCGAATTGGACAACGGCGCCTGA
- the choX gene encoding choline ABC transporter substrate-binding protein, whose amino-acid sequence MKKLSTILCAGLLAASSLGAYADPACDTVKMADPGWSDIAATNAIASLLLDSLGYKAKVDTLAVPITYGGLKDGQVDVFLGNWMPAQQGFYDKFIGSGDVTQLAKNLEGTEFTLAVPDYVWDAGVHDFADLHKFADKFDKKLYGIGSGAPANASLAQIIKNNEFDLGQWKLVESSEQAMLAEVGRSIKKQKFVVFLGWTPHPMNVQIKMHYLKGGEKYFGDTGSVYTVTRKGYAQACPNVGKLFSNLGFTLDMENSIMAEVANKKLSNADAAKGWIKANPAVLDKWLDGVKTADGQDGLAAVKAKL is encoded by the coding sequence ATGAAGAAGTTATCCACAATCCTCTGCGCCGGACTGCTGGCCGCGAGCAGCCTGGGCGCCTACGCCGACCCGGCCTGCGACACGGTGAAGATGGCCGATCCGGGCTGGAGCGACATCGCCGCGACCAACGCCATCGCCAGCCTGCTGCTCGACAGCCTGGGCTACAAGGCCAAGGTCGACACCCTGGCGGTGCCGATCACCTACGGCGGGCTCAAGGACGGCCAGGTCGACGTGTTCCTCGGCAACTGGATGCCGGCGCAGCAGGGCTTCTACGACAAGTTCATCGGCAGCGGTGACGTCACCCAACTGGCGAAGAATCTCGAGGGCACCGAATTCACCCTGGCGGTCCCGGATTATGTGTGGGACGCCGGCGTGCATGACTTCGCCGACCTGCACAAGTTCGCCGACAAGTTCGACAAGAAGCTCTATGGCATCGGCTCCGGCGCGCCGGCCAATGCCTCGCTGGCGCAGATCATCAAGAACAACGAGTTCGACCTGGGCCAGTGGAAACTGGTGGAGTCCAGCGAGCAGGCGATGCTGGCCGAGGTCGGCCGGTCGATCAAGAAACAGAAGTTCGTGGTGTTCCTCGGCTGGACGCCGCATCCGATGAACGTGCAGATCAAGATGCACTACCTCAAGGGCGGCGAGAAGTACTTCGGCGATACCGGCAGCGTCTACACCGTAACCCGCAAGGGTTATGCACAGGCCTGTCCGAACGTCGGCAAGCTGTTTTCCAACCTGGGCTTCACCCTCGACATGGAAAACAGCATCATGGCCGAAGTCGCCAACAAGAAGCTGAGTAACGCCGATGCGGCCAAGGGCTGGATCAAGGCCAACCCGGCGGTGCTGGACAAGTGGCTGGACGGGGTGAAGACCGCCGATGGCCAGGATGGACTGGCCGCGGTGAAGGCCAAACTCTGA
- a CDS encoding DUF1161 domain-containing protein, producing MKKLMLALGLLSIAGTTLAAGKPCEELEREIKDKLEAKGVHGYALQILDRATGEKGADGKVVATCEGGTKVITYKRK from the coding sequence ATGAAGAAGCTGATGTTGGCGCTGGGTTTGTTGAGTATCGCGGGAACGACCCTTGCGGCCGGAAAGCCATGCGAAGAGCTGGAAAGGGAGATCAAGGACAAGCTGGAGGCCAAGGGCGTGCACGGCTATGCACTGCAGATCCTCGACCGCGCCACCGGCGAGAAAGGCGCCGATGGCAAGGTGGTAGCTACCTGTGAAGGCGGCACCAAGGTCATCACCTACAAGCGCAAGTAA
- a CDS encoding DOPA 4,5-dioxygenase family protein, whose amino-acid sequence MQAIKGYHAHVYFDASTLAQARELCERAAATFALKMGRVHERLVGPHPDWSCQLAFDAEQFGAVVPWLALNRQGLVVFTHPLTGDDLADHRDHAIWMGAVRPLDLSIF is encoded by the coding sequence ATGCAAGCAATCAAGGGTTATCACGCCCACGTCTACTTCGATGCCTCGACCCTCGCCCAGGCCCGGGAGCTGTGCGAGCGGGCAGCGGCGACGTTTGCGCTGAAGATGGGGCGGGTGCATGAGCGGCTGGTGGGGCCGCATCCGGACTGGAGCTGCCAGTTGGCGTTCGATGCCGAGCAGTTCGGTGCCGTCGTGCCGTGGCTGGCGCTCAATCGCCAGGGCCTGGTGGTGTTCACTCACCCGCTGACAGGCGATGACCTGGCGGATCACCGCGACCACGCCATCTGGATGGGCGCGGTGCGGCCGTTGGATCTGTCGATCTTCTGA